The Saimiri boliviensis isolate mSaiBol1 chromosome 12, mSaiBol1.pri, whole genome shotgun sequence nucleotide sequence CATGGCACAGTTGTTCAGACAAAATGAAGTACTCCCTAGGATGTGCCGACCTCAACCTGGAGAAATGGCATGAAGACAGAAGCAGCCTGAACAAGACGGAGGAGCAGTCCAGGGCAGAGGACCTGCTGCAGAATGGGTGAGCTCCATGGCCCAGGAACTCTCCAGAAAGCTTGAAAAAACACTGGGAGCGGTGCTCATGCTTGAaatcgcagcactctgggaggctaaagcaggcgaatcacttgaagtcaggagtttgagaccaccctggccaacatggagaaactctactaaaaatacacaaattagccgggtgtggtggcaggcccctataatcccagctacttgggaggcctaggtaggagaatcccttgaacgtGGGAGGCTTGAATGcaagaagttacagtgagctgagatcacaccattgcactccagcctgggcgacaaagtgaggctccatctaaaaaaaaaaaaagaaaaaaaagaaaaaaaaaagctagaaaataaaTGGACTTCACAGAATCCCACACTGTGGGGGCCAAAGCTATGTTAGTTTGGTAACAAAACAAAGGGTGGCACCTATAATCTAGGAAGCTGGGTACAAGGTGAGCCTTCAACAAATGACAACAGTAACAATTTGGTCCCAACTAAAAGTCACCTACTCCATGAAGCCCTCCTTGACTTCCCCAGGCAACCCACTCCCTGCCTTCTCTGGGTGTGTGTCACCTGGTTTGTTTTCTGGTCAGTTACCCCCATTACACTGGAAATTTAGGGAAGGACACAACTGCTGACTGAACAGACCCTGCATTATCTGCTCCATAGCAATCCGCTGGTCGAATTCACAAACCTACTTTTCCATCCACACCCCAGGCTGACTTCAGGACTGGGAAGGTTCCAGAGCCTGTGGGCATGCAAACCACCCGAGACCAACATCTCAGTTGGCTGAGATACTGGCCCAGGTCACAGCACATTCCCAGGTTTAAGATTAgccctgggcaatatggcaacaTCTACGCATTTCAAAAGGACACACCCAGACCcacagggtggctcacgcctgtaatcccagcaccttgggaagccaaggtggacgtatcgaaaggtcaggagttcaagaccagcctggccaatggtgaaaccctgtctctgctaaagaaatacaaaaattaggccggatgtggtggctcacacctgtaatcccagcactttaggaggccaaggtgggtggatcacaaagttaggagttcgagaccagcctggccaatatggtgaaacccatctctactaaagatacaaaaattagctgggcatggtggtgcacacctgtaatcccagctagtggggaggctgaggcaggagaatctcttgaactaggggagcagaggttgaagtgagccgagatcacgccattgcactccagcctgggtaacagagctagactttgtctcaaacacacacacacaccccacaaactctagcttgggcaacagagctagactgtgtctcaaatacacacacacacacactcacaccccgaactctagcctgggcaacagagctaggctgtgtcatgcacacacacacacacacaccccccaaactctagcctaggcaacagagctagactctgcctcaaacacacacacacacacccgaaACTCTACTGACTCCTAGGATAAAATCCTTAATCTTCACCAGAGTCTCCAAGTATGATCGGGTCCTGCCCATCCCTCCAGCCACATCTCCCAATTTCTGGTTTCGGAGAATCTCAAAGGagattctttctgtctctcaaaCGCAGCATGTTCTCTCTggccccaggacctttgcacctGCCACTCCATCAGTCTGGAATCCTCTCCCTCAATCCCCCAGGTTAACCCAACGCTGCTCAACCGTCATTTCCACCCTGAAGGTATCAGGTCCCCTCTTTTACATCCCTTGGTAACATTTGCCTAAGATGTGATTAAACAATTCTTCGTGCAATTATTTTGTCAACTGTATGCCTCTCTTAGTAGAATGCAAGCTTCGTGAAAGCAGCACCTGCCAGCACTCGGTCACCAGAGCGCCTAGTAATGAAGGCAGATGAGAGGACTCAACAAGCATTTAATATGCCTGGATGAATGGTTTTAAATGAGTTACAACCTTGAGAGTTAACCTTCTGCATtaacagatgtggaaactgaggctcaaagcgCGCAAGGGAGTGGCCCGCCATCTCGACAAGGACGGTGCCGCGGGGAGACTGCAGCCGCTTCCTCCAAGCCCCTGGCATTGCGGCAGCTGGGGAGAACCTCCAGGCCGCCAATGCACTGCAATGGGGCTCGCAGGAAACGGCCTCCGGGGAGGGCGCGGGGCgctctgggaaatgtagtcccaCCAGCTCCCCGAATCCAGCGTCCCCAACTTTCGCTTCCGGAGGACTCAGTTCTCGCGCGATGCTTTGGGAAAGACGCGCGGAATTCCAGGAGGTCTCTATGTCTCCCCACagttcgggaggccaaggcaggcggattgcttgagctcaggagttcaagaccagcatgaccaaaaccccttctctacgaaaagtgcaaaaattagccaggtgggccaggcgcaggggctcacacctgtaatcccagtactttgggaggccgaggcaggcggatcacgaggtcaggagtttgagaccagcctggccaacatggtgaaacccaatacaaaaaatagccgggcgtggtggtgcgtgccagttttcccagctacttgggaggctgaggcaggagaataacttgaacctgggagatggaggtttgcaatgagccaagatctcatcattgcactccagtctgggcaatagagtgagactctgtctcaaaaaaaaaaaaaaaaaaaaaaaattagccgggtgtggtggtgtaggcctgtagttccagctactcaggaagctgaggtgggaggatcgattgagcccagcaggtggaggctacagtgaactgtgactgtaccgctgccctccagcctaggcaacagagcaaaacactgtctcagaagaaaataaatttaaaaagccacttCATTCCAACAGTGATATTCACGCAGGATCGTCTGTGTGGCGTCTGTTAATTTAATCCAGTGTTGCTCATGCTGTGCAGTGCTCGAGGCCatccctttctgttttttttttttgttttttttttttttttttgtgacagggtcttgctctgttgcccaggttggagtgcagtggcgtgatctcggctcactgcaacctttgcctcctgggttcaagcgattctcttgcctcagtctcccaagtagctgggattacaaggtgcatgccgccacaccaggctattttttatatttttagtagagacgggggtttcagcatcttggctaggctggccttgaactcctgacctcctgatccacctctctcagctttccaaagtgttgggattacagaaccaccgtgcctggccggccCTCTTTTCGATCTTAAGAAAaattgcagccgggcgcggtggctcaagcctgtaatcccagcactttgggaggccgaggcgggtggatcacgaggtcaagagatcgagaccatccaggtcaacatagtaaaacgccatctctactaaaatacaaaaaattagctgggcatggtggcgcgtgcctgtaatcccagctactcaggaggctgaggcaggagaattgcctgaacccaggaggcggaggttgcggtgagccgagattgcgccattgcactccagcctgggtaacaagagcgaaactccgtctcaaaaaaaaaaaagaaaaagaaaaattgcttctCCTGAATTTGAGCCTTAGTGGTTAGCAGCCTGGACTGAGACACGGACTCAAGTTTTGTTACGATGCGGATCCtcgcctcaagctatcctccccgccttggcctgccaaagtgctgggattacaggcatgagccaccgtgcccgaccgaGTTTGCTGGCTTTGAACAGGGAAGAGGCGGACTTTATCTGTGAACTTTTTCACAACAGAGGAGGGCAGGTGTGGAATAGTAACTGGAAGAGTAGCCCAGAGACTCCGAGGGCTGCACGCTCGCGCATGTTTACTGAGATGCTGGACTACGTTACCCACAATGCATCCCTTTGAGGACCACATTAACCACAATGCGCATCGCGGACCCGCCCACGCGGGCTTGTTGCCACGCCCAAACAGCCGGCTCAGCCAATGATTCGAAGGCTGTGTTACCCACAATGCCGCCCGCTGGCCTGGCCACACGGCCTGGTTCCCATGCCTCGTTTGGGGGTCTTCGGCCTGGCTCTGGCGTCCGGGGCTGCGAAACTTGCGGTCCGCGGTCTCACTCCGGCTCATATCCGCCGCTCCGACTCTGGCCCGAACTTTCCACGGCCCGCAGCGCTGCCAGTGAGTGCGGGGGGCGCAGGGACGCGGGTCCCGGCCGCGGGTCCCGGCGAAGCTTCGATGCCGGGGTCTGTGCTGCGGCCTCGGGCAGCGCTCAACCTCCACCTGAGGGGTGAGACGGGAAAGCAGCCCGGCCTGGGGGTCGCAGCCCTCCCAGGACCCTGGAATTGGGGGGCCGTTGTGACCACCCACTTGGGGGTGTCTGACGGGGTCTCGTTGGACTTCACGGTTTGCCAGACCCGGATACCGAGGGTCAAGTTGAGGCAGAGTCTGTACCTTGCTTGGCAGAAGGGCTCCAGTTTTCATCAGATTTCCAAAGGAACCCTTTCCATATAGGACCCTCTGTAGTCATGGAAAATGACGATTCTCGAGCTCTGACAGCAAACATCCGTtttaggttgtttttgtttttgttttgggacggagtttatcgcccaggctggagtgcggtggcgtggtctcagctcgctgcaactttcgcttcccgggttcaagcgattcttctgtctcagcttcccgagttgctgggattacagatgtgctaCCACCATGtcgggctaatttttgaatttttagtagagacggggtctcaccacgttgaccaggctggtctcaaactcctgacctcacgcgatctacccgcctcagcctcccaaaatgctgagattacaggcgtgagccactgcacctggcccatcccTTTTCTTTCTGTCAGCAACCTATGTGTGTAGGCCCTGTTATCTCTGTTTGCCCATTGAGGAAGCAAAGCCCTTCAGTAAATGACGTCAGAATTAGCAGGGGTTTAGTAGCAAAGATGGCATTGATCTACttcatccttttccttttttcagggCGAGTGAGCTGGTCTTGGAACCAGGGCAAGGGCTTCCTAGTACAGAGGGCTTATCCAGCCCCAACGCTGCCCTTCAAATGGTTTTATTGTCTCTCCACAGGGCCCTGAAAAAAACTCTTCCTGTGTCTGTCCAGAGGTATACAGAGAGAGACAGGTTCAATTCTAAGGCCTAAAAAGGAACAAGTCCCACTGGGAACAAtggccaccatccctggcctccagCCCCTGACATCCTTGGAGCAGGATCTGGAACAGGATGAGATCCTGATTGTGAAGGTGGAGGAGGACTTCGGCTGGGAAGAGGAGCCCTCCGTGGAGACGGAGGACCCCAGCCCCGAGACTTTCCGCCAGCTCTTCCGGCTCTTCTGCTACCAGGAGGTGGCTGGGCCCCGGGAGGCCCTGAGCCGCCTATGGGAGCTGTGCTGCCGCTGGCTGCGGCCAGAGCTGCGCACTAAGGAGCAGATCCTGGAGCTGCTGGTGCTCGAGCAGTTCCTGACGGTGCTGCCGGGGGAGATCCAGGCTCGAGTGCGCGAGCAGCAGCCGGAGAGCGGTGAGGAGGCCGTGGTCCTCGTGGAAGGGCTGCAGCGGGAGCCCAGGAAACACAGGCAGCGGGTGAGGTGGGGGGCATTTTGACCCTCAGGTGAGAAAACGGGGCCCTGCTGCTGGGGTTTGCAGCTGGAGATTCCTTGGTCATTGGGTGACCAAGGGTGGCTTCCTGGACACTGTGAATTGAAGAAGGCACCTGCAAAAGGTTTCTCAGCCGTGGCCAATGGGTGTCCACCCTTTGATTAACCACATCCTACCCTGATAGCCCTTTATTAGCTGCAGCAGATGGTTTGTGAACACTGTCCTAGGATAGGCCGAACAggtttttgggttgttttttttttttttgagacggagtttcgctcttgttaagcaggctggagtgcaatggcgcgatctcggctcaccgcaacctccgcctcctggtctcaggcaattctcctgcctcagcctcctgagtagctgggattacaggcacgtgccaccatgcccagctaattttttgtatttttagtagagacggggtttcaccatgttgaccaggatggtctcgatctctcgaccttgtgatccacccgcctcggcctcccaaagtgctgggattacaggcttgagccaccgcgcccggctgggttgtttttttttaagacatggtctcgctctgttgcccaggctgtagtacaggggtatgatcacggctcattgcagcctcaacctcctggcttcaagtgattctcccacctcaacctactaagtagctgagactacgcatgcaccaccacacctgtctaattttgtgttttttttgtagagacaaggtttcgccatgttccccagactagcctcaaactcctggcctcaagtgattctcccaccttgacctcccaaagtgctgggattacaggcatgaaccactgcgcctggcccaaacaCAGGTTTTGGTGGGAGAGATGTCCGGCATACCTTCGAAGACAAAGAGTTGAAACTACCCCCAAAGTGGGAGAACACTGGGAGGAAAGACCAGGGGCATGGGGGGCACTTGGGTTAGAGTCCCCAGAGGTTCTAGAGTTGTGCCATGCAAAACAGTAGCTGCTAGCTACatgtacctctttttttttttttttttgagacggagtttcgctcttgttacccaggctggagtgcaatggcgcgatctcggctcaccgcaacctccgcctcctgggttcaggcaattctcctgcctcagcctcctgagtagctgggattacaggcacatgccaccatgcccagttaatttttttgtatttttttagtagagacggggtttcaccatgttgaccaggatggtctcgatctcttgacctcgtgatccacccacctcagcctcccaaagtgctgggattacaggcttgagccaccgagcccggccacatgtagcttttaaaattatagttatatacttttgtgtgtgtgcgtgtgagacagagtctgtttctctctcaccctgacaggagtgcagtggtgcgatctcagctcactgcaacctccacttcccaggttcaagtgattttcatgcctcggcctcccaagtagctggcattacaggcatgtgccatcatgccaggctgatttttgtatttttggtagagaaagggtttttgctgtgttggctaggctggtctcaaactcctggcctcaagtgaactgcctgccttggcctcccaaagtgctggagttacaggtgtgagccaccacacctggccactatgTGGAATGTTAAATTAATTCCTCAGTCATACTGGTCACCTCTCAAGGGCTTAGTCCTCGCACATGACCAGTGGCTCCTGTACTGGATGGCACCGACAGGACCCTTCTGATGGCCTGAAATCTCTAAAGACTGTCCCTCTCCACCTCTTAGCCACATTTGGAGGAGCAGGGGAAGCCTCTTACTcattcctcctgcttcagtttcaGTCACTGAACTTCTTgagattaaaatagaaaagtcCTGCCACCTGCTGTTTCAGTGCTTTTTTCAGGGCCTTTCATGGATGGGGCACATGGACGGTGCTTACCAGCTGCCTTTCTCCCTATGGCAGTGCCACTGGCTGCACACTGCTGGTCTTTTACAGCCAACAGAGGAGACATATCCCCTAACGCTTGACCAGATGGTGAGCTGACTGCAGTCAGAAAATCCTCCCATAGGCcaacgtggtggctcacggctataatcccagcactttgagaggctaaggggggaggatcatgaggtcaggagatcaggaccatcctgggtaacacggtgaaactctgtctctactaaaatacaaattagccgggaatggtggtgggcacctgcagtcccagctactccggaggctaaggcaggagaatcgtttgaacctgggaggcggacgttgcagtgagccgagattatgccactgcactccagcctggtaacaagagagtctgtctcagaaaaaaaaaaaaaaaaaaaaaaaaaagccaggcgtagttgctcgtgcctgtaatcccagcactttgggagtctgaggcaggtggattacctgaggtcaggagtttgagaccagcctggccaactactgagaatacaaacattagccggacgtcatggtaagtgcctgtaatctcagctactcggaaggctgaggcaggagaatcgcttgaactcgggaggcggaggttgcagtgagccaagactgcgccatcgcactccagcttgggcaacagagcgagactttgtttcaaaagaaaaaaaaagaaaaaattgggccgggcgcggtggctcaagcctgtaatcccagcactttgggaggccgaggcgggtggatcacgaggtcaagagatcgagaccatcctggtcaacatggtgaaaccccgtctctactaaaaatactaaaaattagctgggcatggtggtgtgtgcctgtaatcccagctactcaggaggctgaggcaggagaattgcctgaacccaggcggcggaggttgcggtgagccgagattgcgccattgcactccagcctgggcaacaagagcgaaactccgtctcaaaaaaaaaaaaaaaaaaaagaaaagaaaaattgtgccGTCGTGGTGGCCAAGAACTCAGGACTTCTTCCTGGCCGGCCAGCCTCTTTCCTGGCCCCTGCAGCTTCAGTGTTTGGGGTTCCTAGCATGGCTTCCGTTACTGCCCCGGCATCTCTGCACACATGCCACAGCGCCATCATTGAGCAGAGAGGGGCAGGCTCTGCTCCCCAAGGGGACTACCCTCCTTAGAGGTGTGGAGTGTTGGACAAGAGGAAGCCCAAGATGGGGTCCCTGACACTGACTTTGCAGTTGTCTGGGGATGTCTCTTGTCCAACTGCTATTGCAGAGCTCAATTCTAAGATCCAATTTCATCCAAGTCACCTTTTCTGGAATTAGGAAATAGAGTATCTGAGAGCACCTGTTGATAATTTCTTCCCCCTCTCACcaccctgagacagagtcttgctctgtcacccaggctggaatataatggcatgatctctgcccactgcaacctgcacctcctgggttcaaacgattctcctgcctcagcctcccaagtactgggattacaggcatgtgctaccatgcccagctaactttttttttttttttttttttttgagatggagtttcgctcttgttacccaggctggagtgcaatggcgcgatctcggctcaccgcaacctccgcctcctgggttcaggcaattctcctgcctcagcctcctgagtagctgggattacaggcacgtgccaccatgcccagctaattttttgtatttttagtagagacgaggtttcaccatgttgaccaggatggtctcgatctctcgacctcgtgatccacccgcctcggcctcccaaagtgctgggattacaggtgtgagccactgtgcttggccaggtAATTTCCAAAAAATCCAGCAAATGCAGTAATGTGAAGTTCTGAAATGAGGCCAGGGCTGACTCAGggcccttctggcccagggtctATCAGGAGGACCAAGGAATGGAGGGTAAGCATGTGAAGGGGgttggtgtgatggctcacgcctgtaatcccagcactttgggaggatcgggcaggcagatcatgagatcaagagatcgagaccatcctggccaacatggtgaaaccccgtctctattaaaaatacaaaaattaggccaggtgcagtagctgacacctgtaatcccagcactttgggaggccaaggcgagtagattatgaggtcaggagtttgaaactaacctgactaagatggtgaaaccccgtctctattaaaaatgcaaaaattagccgggcgcagtggtgggcgcctgtaatcacaggtactcaggaggctgaggcaggagaatcacttgaacccaggagtcagaggtttcggttagccaagatcgggccactgcactccagcctggtgacagagcaagactccatctcaaaaaaaaaaaaaaaaagaatgtgatggAACACAATTGCAGTGACAGGAGAGACCCTGAAGTAGAGCAGACTGGGAGTTGGCTGCAGGGAGCCCAAGGGTGGGCAGCAGCTGGGGTGCCTGAGATAAGGGTGTGGGGCCCTGCGGGGATTTTCCTTTTACCCTTCTGGGAGCCGGTGGGCAGATCTCTGTCTGTGTGCAGGGCTCAGAGCTGCTTTCTGATGATGAGATGCCCCTCGGGATAGGGGGACAGTCCTTAAAATGCCAGGCGGAGGCTCAGACGGAGGAGCTGTTTCTGGAGGAAGAGGCTCGATGCTCCAGCCAGCAGCCCCCAGCCCAGCTAAGCCACAGGCCACAGAGGGGTCCGCTGCTGTGGCCAGAGAGGGGTGAGCAGCACCCCTTTGGAGGAATGGGAAGTGGTGCAGGGAAGGAAGGTGAAGGTGAATGGGGCATGGGGTGTGGCCAGAACAGGGCCTGCCTGGCTGTGGGGTGCACAGACTCTCCAGCAAGGAGTGGGTCTTGGGTGGGCAACCACCGGACTGCTGGGGCCTTTGACTGCAGGGGCGGTGGGGTGGTGCTGGATGAGCTGTGTGACTGGTGGTGACTCTGCTCCTTTCCAGGCGCTCCGGCCCCCCAGCAGCAGGAGATGGCGTCAGCCTCACCCCTCCTTTCGGCCTGGTCCCAGGTGAGTAGGGTGCTCCTGGTCTGCAGCGTCCCCGGGTCTGGCCCGACCTCCTGTGTGTTACACTTCCTTGTTGAGGGGAGACTTCTCTTCCGGTGGCCAGGGTTTTGGATGTCAGAGGAGCTCCTTCCTAGAGTATCCTCCCTTCGGTCCAACCCTGGAGTTGCTTCCTCTGGCCTCCCTGAgagtcttttcttctctccagggGCCATTTAAGTACTCGGTGATGCCCAGAAGATTCTGGGGTCCAACAGTGAGACAGAGTGGTGACTCCTGTCCTGCTGGGCACAGGGGCCTTTTGGGACTTGGGAAAATACAGGTTCCTCTTACACCCTTGGTGTGGAATAGGAGTCTCCTTTGTTTGCTCacttgtttgtttgattttttttttttttttttttgagccaaagTCTGGCACTGTGCtcacgctagagtgcagtagtgtggtcacggctcactgcagtcttgacctcctgggcttaagagatcctcctgcctcagcctcctcagttagctgggactacaggtgtgcaccgccacacctgACTAGtcgttcttttatttttttatagagagagAGTCTTCCTGTGCTGcctacgctggtcttgaactcctgggctcaagcgatactcttgcctcagcctcccaaagcactgggattacaggcatgagccaccatgcctggcctgtttgatttttattttcttttttttttaattttttaatttttttattttttgagacggagtttcgctctggttacccaggctggagtgcaatggcgcgatctcggctcaccgcaacctccgcctcctgggttcaggcaattctcctgcctcagcctcctgagtagctgggattacaggcacgcgccaccatgcccagctaattttttgtatttttagtagagacggggtttcactatgttgaccaggatggtcttgatctcttgacctcgtgatccacccgcctcagcctcccaaagtgctgggattacaggcttgagccaccgcgcccggcgtgatttttattttcatatttatttttgtatttattttgagatggagtctcgctctgtcacccaggctggagtacagtgaagagatctcggctcactgcaacctccacctcctgggttcaagcaattctcttgcctcagcctcccgagtagctggcgtTACAGGAGTCCACCATGACGCCCaatttagttttgtatttttagtagagacatagttgtactgtgttggccagaatggtctagaactcctgaccccaggtgatccacccatcttggcctcccaaagtgttgggattacaggcatgagctactgtgcccagccctgatcATTTTTAAACAGCAGCTTGATTGGGTTATAATTTACATACtacacaattcacccatttaaaatgggccaggtgtggtggctcatgcctatattcccagcactttgggaggctgaggcgggtggatcacttgaggttaggagttccagaccagcctggccaacatggtgaaaattccgtctctactgaaaataaaacatttagccGGATGTGCTTgccttggacccaggaggcggaggttgcagtgagcccaggtcacACCGCTGCGCTAGGccatggcaacagagcaagattctgtctcaaaaaaaagaacagtacTGTTTATGTCCAGAAAAGTGCAGCCATCACCATAGTTTGAAAACCCTTTAGCCCTTCCCCCAAAGGCTCCTTTGACTCATTAGCAGagtctctccctttttctccctcAGCACCTGGCAACCACAAAGCTCCTTTTTGTCTttgtggatttgcctgttctggaaagggttggcttttttttttttttttgagacagagtcttgctctgttgcccaggatggagtgcagcagcgcaatttcagctcactacaaccttcacctcccaggttcaagttgttctcctaagtagctgggattacaggcttgtgccaccatactggctaattttttttttttttgagacagcgccttgctctgttgcccaggctggagtgcaatggctcactgcagcctccgcctcccaggttcaagtgattcttctgccttagcctcctgagtagttgggattacaggtgcccaccaccacgcccagctaatttttctgtttttagttgagacagggttttgccatgttggccaggctggtctcgatctcctgacttcaggtgatccgcccacctcagcctcccaaagtgctgggattacagatgtgagccactgcacctggtcactTGTTTTTTAATCATGCTTCTGGGTTAGTCTGGTGCTACATCTGGGAGCTACTGGCCCAGAGGTGTCCTCAGGTCCCTTGTCTGCCGCTGTCACATCAGGGTCCCAGGCTGGCTGGCTGCAGAGCCAGGGGATGCTCTCATCTCGCTGTGGAGCatgggagactgcagtgagtccaCCGCTTCTCATGGCGAATCTGTCCCTTCCCAGTGGTGTCCCAACTCTGCAGCAGTGGCACAGGGGAGCAGTAGGCAGAGGCACCAGGACTCACCACTGTAACAAGAATGGAGAGGATCAgctgcaccaccacgctcggccccAGCCTCGAGGGGCAGTGGGGGTGCAGCTCCCTGGGCCAGTGGCCCACAAGGAGCAGGCAGCTTGCTTGGGGCCTGGACTGAGCAGGGTGCATTCCAGCAGGCGCCTGTGAACTTGGAGGACGTAGATGTATACCTTTCTGGGGAGGAGCCAGGACACCTGGACCCAGCTCAGCAAGATGTGCCGCTGGAAAATGAAGGTAACTTGCAAGGGACTCTGTCCTCTAGGGGCCTTGCTAAAAATAGGAACTGTCGGGTGCCAGCTCATGGGCTTGGTTACATTGGGCCAGTTGGCCTGGGGCGGTCTCATGTGCCCAGGGCTGCCCGAATCCCTTCAGGGTCCCAGCTG carries:
- the ZNF500 gene encoding zinc finger protein 500 isoform X1, coding for MATIPGLQPLTSLEQDLEQDEILIVKVEEDFGWEEEPSVETEDPSPETFRQLFRLFCYQEVAGPREALSRLWELCCRWLRPELRTKEQILELLVLEQFLTVLPGEIQARVREQQPESGEEAVVLVEGLQREPRKHRQRGSELLSDDEMPLGIGGQSLKCQAEAQTEELFLEEEARCSSQQPPAQLSHRPQRGPLLWPERGAPAPQQQEMASASPLLSAWSQQAPVNLEDVDVYLSGEEPGHLDPAQQDVPLENEGPVIQLVDGGDGREDAPVRMEWYQVFSARCQGPGHPLPSQRPAPVRGLARPEQPRGGPPPGRGVSHGADKPYTCPQCGKGFSKTSHLTKHQRTHTGERPYKCLVCGKGFSDRSNFSTHQRVHTGEKPYPCPECGKRFSQSSSLVIHRRTHSGERPYACTQCGKRFNNSSHFSAHRRTHTGEKPYTCPACGKGFRRGTDLHKHQRTHTGAGSLLTLPPVAPGGSGAKA
- the ZNF500 gene encoding zinc finger protein 500 isoform X2, which translates into the protein MATIPGLQPLTSLEQDLEQDEILIVKVEEDFGWEEEPSVETEDPSPETFRQLFRLFCYQEVAGPREALSRLWELCCRWLRPELRTKEQILELLVLEQFLTVLPGEIQARVREQQPESGEEAVVLVEGLQREPRKHRQRGSELLSDDEMPLGIGGQSLKCQAEAQTEELFLEEEARCSSQQPPAQLSHRPQRGPLLWPERGAPAPQQQEMASASPLLSAWSQAPVNLEDVDVYLSGEEPGHLDPAQQDVPLENEGPVIQLVDGGDGREDAPVRMEWYQVFSARCQGPGHPLPSQRPAPVRGLARPEQPRGGPPPGRGVSHGADKPYTCPQCGKGFSKTSHLTKHQRTHTGERPYKCLVCGKGFSDRSNFSTHQRVHTGEKPYPCPECGKRFSQSSSLVIHRRTHSGERPYACTQCGKRFNNSSHFSAHRRTHTGEKPYTCPACGKGFRRGTDLHKHQRTHTGAGSLLTLPPVAPGGSGAKA